The genomic interval AGAGGCTTCACTGCACTTGTGGGAACTGCTAGAGGGCAGAGACAAGGCTGTCGCAGGGACCACATGTATGTATTTGTCACTCACCACACAAACATAACATAAATTCATATATATAATCAAACCATGCGTGCTTTATGTGACTCATCATGTCATCTGTGTTTCAGACAAGTCACTGAAGGACACTCTGGACAAAGTACTGCTGAGTGGTTACTTTGACCGAGCACAGAATCATCAGAACGGGACATgcgaggaggaagaagagcgcGAGGAGCAGACTGTGGTTGCTGAGTCTAAGTCTGTGATGCAGCCATCAGAACCTGGTGATTACCAACACTTTAGCTGATACATTTGTATTAGTATAGTAATTATCTGATCAAGAACAGTCCTTAAATTTGCTTCTCTTCTGCAGAGGGAACAGCCTCTGAAAAGTTCACAGAGCCAGTTGAAGTGGAAACCACAGAGGTGAGTGTTCAGAGCCCTTTATATATGATTAGAAAGAAACCACAAGGTTTAAGCTTAAttctctgttttaattgtatcacattttcaaaatgctctcttctctttcagttCATAAACAGACAGTTCATTCCAGAAACTCCGTACAGCAGTACAAACAACGACCAAGTGGAGGAGTGGACAGCAGAGGCTCAGGTATGCTGCAGAAATGTCCTGAATTTGCATATTTTCCATCCTTTAGCTCGTCTTTCATGTGCTTGTCAAATGCGTCTCTGTGTTGAATAGATGGTGAATTCCCTCCAGCACCAGGCACCTGTCCATGTGGCTGCAGAACCACCTGATACTGTGGACCATGTGTCTCCAACTCCTGTCAGTGACCCTTTGGTTAGAAAGCAGGTTGTGCAGGACCTCATGGCTCAGATGCAAGGGACGTACAACTTCatgcaggtaaaaaaaacaacaacaacaactgctgaGTTGGACACTGTTTGACAAATTGAACATAACAGGAAAAACACACTCCAGTAAGAGCTCTCAATTGAAATTGGATCAGGGTCTGGCTCTGAGATGAAACCATATTTTACTGACTCAGCAATCCTACTGCCCATTAGCTCATTGAAAACGTAGTGATACATTTACTCTCACTTTGTTCTTCCAGGACTCCGTGTTGGAGTTTGACGGTCAGGCTCTGGACCCCGCCATTGTGTCTGCCCAGCCAATGAAGCCTGGGCAGACTGTGGACTTGCAGCAATTGGTCTGCCCCCCATGTGAGCGCCACTGAATTTACCGTCACTCTGAATAGACTCTATCAAAGAATCTGGCAGCTATACTGTGATGAGGATGTATTATCATACAAGttggtatttgttttttttaaagtgtttctgtATTTCTATTTTCTTCAAACAGCCCTCTCAGAGTCCAGACTTGCTCAAACAAGTGCGGTATCTGGACCACAGGAATCCTCACAAGTAAGTCGACAGGAAGAACTTGAGAAATTGCTTGTTTGGACTTGGTTGTTTGGATTTCTCTGAGATAATGGtgcatcaaataaaagcaagagTAGCACTGTTTTGTCCTTTTACAATGtggcctttatttttaaagtagaTGTAGATGTAAAAGCTCGCTGACAACTCAAACTGCGAGATGTAATTCATTGTGACACAACGCTACAAGTCGAGATGAAAGATCAGAGATCCAGTGTTTCCTGCTCACCTCTCTTCAACCCTTGTTTCTCTTCTGTCTGaattccttcctccctccctcccttcctccctacTCCCTAGGCTTCGATGTCTCTCTCATCTGAGCCATCCCCAGCCCCATGTCCCCTGTCCTCTGCCTTCCCACCTGTTTCCAAACCCTCCCATACTGGAGGCATCAATGTCAACGCAGCACCCTTCCAGTCAGTGCAAGCGGTATGCTAACTACCTGAGTGATAACAAAAGCTAAAACGGAGAGTGTTTCTGGACTTTTTATACAAGCTGTTGAAAACTTTCTATATCTGTTTGATGAGTCAGCTTAAACACGTATGTAAGGGCAACTAACACAGCAGCTTATTATTGGTGCACCATCTAaaaaggaagtgacatcatggtCCCTCATTTCCCAACCCTACCGTACACCACGCTCCACAGGATTAATGGTTGTTGTTGATTTGGTACAGACAGAAACGCTGAaacctttctttccctctttagGTATTTAACATGAACGCACCTGTACCTCCAGCCACCGATGGAGCAGCAGATCCGCCCAGCCAGTTTCCTAGTGGCTATGGACCCGGCTTCAGCAGCCAGTCAGAGAGCACTGTAGAGCAGACAGATATCCCACAGGAGACACTACAGTCAGGTGAGGGGGAAGTTGTGACTTGTTGCACGTCTTTAGAGGAAACAGTTTACAGGGCATcacttttgtatttatctagcaattagggatgtcaacaatgaatcaagtattgattaattgattgttaagaacgtacttgaacacattttcttGTTTAGATTTTCTATCATgtagaacaaacatcatgtggtctcatatttcgttcagatatcagggaggtgttttaagtttaaagcatgtttcgatgtgaatcagctgactgaaggtgttgcgcacagtggagacgctcagctgggggctgcagctgagtgacaggtctccatgagcgcttttttccTCCGCCGCCAGACTGATAATGACTCGGGTACGCTcttggctgacacctgaccacgttcatatgcttatttttctcagtaagaaCGGGTAGACGGAAAACTGGACActctgagtctaaaatatgtttctgttcagtcccCTTGATGAAgtctgaaggctgatttatacttctgcgttgaatcaacggcataccctacgccgggggtccgcgtagctcccgtacctatgccgAGGCCtgcgcacgtagctgacgtgcacctcctccaaaatgtaactccccatagagccgacgcggacctcaagccctgtggaaaagtaaacatagatcgtagcgggaccggaagcaggcggccggctatcagagaggccgcactgccctcaagcgtttcggcggagaattgctgcgcaacacagacacaccgacgcacaagtatgtggggctcatgtccgtgtcagcccctgctgcgtaggggagacgcagaagtataaatcagccttgagccttcactttatgactgtgtgtccgtggagattatgagcctgctcctcacgttgatattcagcgtgtttaacattttgaacaccaaTACGATCAGTAGCTATTCactaccgtcagttatatacattgtgtcatgaaggaaaatttgattatggggaaaaaaaagcatttggcattgtttttgacatggaaaacttttacgttttttaaaaatgattaatcgataattgatcattaacatttccaaagatcgatcatggaaaatactttaaatttacaCCCCTACTGACAATATAACCCTTCAAGAATAAtcagaaaatgtgttgtttatcaTTCTAAGGAGCTTCATTTCAAGCATGGAAACTGCAGATGAAAAATAGCTTTTCAGCcaacttgtttttaaatctatatctCTGTATGATGTTTATCGATGCCGTTGTCACTTTACTTCAAAAACACACCCAAGGAAATCTGTACAAAACCCCAGAAACCCAAGAGGTTTACTTTATCTTGTAAACAACAATAGTAATATGTTAGAATGATATAAAATAACCTGTGTGGACAGTTAAatagtgtgtgtttatatttcaaGGAGCCTCTCAGCATCTCATGAGTCAGTGAACTGTAGCTGTTCTTGTTTAATCACCTATAAAGTCAGACTGCCTAAATGACCGTTAGTCTTTGGACCTTTTATCCATCAAGACCTCTTTCTTCTTTGCTCCTCTTGTTTGTAGTTGTTGGTGGATTCCAGCCCCAGGACCAGGTCTTGTCCTCAGCAGCAGGACATGAAGATTCCCCCCCAGGCGCAGGGTTCGGTCAGTCAGGACAGTCCTTTTACAACAGCAGGGCCGTGCCCAGGGGAGGACCCAGGAACGCCCGCGGCATGATGAACGGATACAGGGGCTCCTCCAATGGATTCAGAGGTAATCCATCTGTGTGtcacagagaaaagaaacatcCGTGGCCTCATGATTCAGTGTAATGACACAATCCATGATCACATTACTATTCTGTTCTAGTTGACATTGAGTTGTGTCACTGATGTTTCTCATGTACTTCATCCTCAGGGGGGTATGAAGGTTATCGCCCTCCTTTTTCAAACGCTCCCAGCAGTGGTTATGGTCAAACCCAGTTCAACACGTCTCGAGACTATTCCAATAACACCTACCAACGGGTGAGTGATCTGTTACTCATTGTCTCCAATACAGTTAAAGTGTAATACTCTGTGTGTAATCTTTAACTTTTCGTATTCCTAACATGGCTGGATATTGTAAATTCTTGTCATTATATCAAATACaacatttcttttgttcttaTTATTCAAGGAGGGATATCAGCAGAACTACAAGCGGGGAGCTGCCCAAGGACCTCGAGGTTTGCCTCGAGGAAACGCCCAAGCGATGCGATCTTAAAAGGATCGACCGGACCGCCAAGTCACGCCACGTTTGACATTCAGGATATTTGAATGTGTTCTCCCCAGCTCACTTTTCTAACAACGTTTGGTTTCTCATCggtaatgttatttttttaactccTGGCCTACTTATCAGAGTCAGCCTGCTTCGGTCTGTCTAGATCCTCTAATTGTTTTAACACAAAAATGCTGAACTTCACCACATGTAGGATTATCAGCAACTCTGTGTGATATAAAACAACATATAGATATTCCTGTAAACTTGAAagatttcattaatttattttttgtacaaaataaatgcaaaaaataccCTGCCACTGTCGATCTGATCCCATGAGAATGATTTCTTTTACCCTGTGCTGTCAGccactttttctcttttcataaaGGCATTAAAtgttctttgattttattttattttttaccccGTCACTTCTTTGGCCATCACCTCTTTGTACGCTGATGTTATTGGTTCAGACTGTTTCAATAAAGTTGTGTTCTATTACCTCCGTTTAATGACACTACTCTcctgctttgatgtgtttttaggATTTAGGATTTTAGTTCCTTTTAATATCGGACTGGTTGCTTTAGTTTAGGCCTCTTAGTTCAGTGAGGCTGCCTCTTATTGGACCCTTCAATCAATGACAGATAtgctaaatggtaaatggacttgtacttatatagctattttctagtctgtctgactactcaaagcgcttttacacactactcatcaccatcatccattcacacctcattcactcactgatggtagcagctgctatttagtgagggaccatcagtattagttaATCTCacttgtacacattcacacactgctgaacaacagtgggagcaatttggggttcagtgtcttgctgcTGGAACtaggattgaaccgccaacatTTTGATTGAAAGAAGACCGACTCTACccgctgagccacagccgccccaccAGATGTAACTTGTCTTACGTCACCGTTAAGTATATGTAgaaggggcactggtggcctagcggtctaagcgccccatgtacagaggctacagtcctcatcgcaagggtcgctggttcgattcccggccggtcgacgatctcatgcatgtcttccccctctctctactccccacatttcctgtctctcttcagctgtcctataaaataaaggcaaaaaggtccaaaaatataactttaaagtaTATGTAGAAATGCAATGAGGTAATTAAGACACTGATTTGTATACAAATTTACAGAATCAGAAATGACTTTGATACCATCCACAAATGCAAAAGATGCATTTTAAGATGAAACACAAGTAATACACTTCcaagcaaaaggaaaaatgtaGGTGAAACCACCTTTTTAGGTACAGTTTGAATCCATCACTTTAAAGATAATTGATTAAATAAGGCGCTCATTCACTGTTTAATAGCTGTCTAGATTAACCATGCCTATTGTTGCTTTTCATGGTGTAAGgcaggggttcctaaagtgtgggtcaggacctcCTGGGGGTCAGAAGATGTCTCCtgggatgtttttttctttcaaagcaaTCTTATTTTACCaattgttgtaaaaaaaaaaaccttgagaaaaagagttacatttgaaatataaccttgcaaaatatgtttttttcctccattttcTGCCTTTCGTTGTTAAAGGATGACTCCTAATGTTTAAATTAAGTTAGGTTAAAGGTTAATTTGCAAAAGCATTAGTAGCAGCAGGTAATTCAGCCACATGAGGacgtaggtaggctaatttctgcagaccagctaaatgaagtataaaACATTTACTCTTtttgagggacagtaggggtctCAGGCTGAAACATTTGGGAATCCCTGGTCTAAGgcagccctgtgataggttggcgacctgtccagggtgtaccctgccttccgcccgaagccagctgggatccAGCCCCCCGttacccctaacgggataagcggtcaagatgatggatggatggatggatggtctaagtcaggggttcccaaagtgggggttgcgagacactaAAATTGGGTCATGAGaagtccagattttttttttaagtaatctaaaattgcatattttatttacctattgttttaaatatattgacaaaagcagcagtagcagcaggtgaatgcataacagcacaggaaacaaccACATTTACATGTAGGTAGactaactttctgcagaccagctaaacgTAGTATTAAGTAACATTTAATCACATGCAGGGATaatgggggtcgtgagtctttggcacctatatttgggGGGTCGtggcctgaaaagtttgggaacccatggtctaaggcaggggttcccaaagtgtgggtcgggaccccctcaggggtcgcaagacaccaatgggggggtcgcgagatgtcttccagattttttgattttttttacagtaatctaaatgtgcttattttacccattattgtaaatatATAGACAACAaatgtagttacatttgaaataaaaccctgcaaataagtacatttcattagtttcctgcctttctttgttgccagatgactccttaagttagggttaggattagctaATAGTTAATTatgtaggtaaactcattttgaagttgaagtaaatgaagtatgaagcaacatttaaccacttcgagggacagtaggggtcacaagtctttgggacctattttttgggggtcgcaggctgaaaagtttgggaacccctggtctaagggACTGGTATGCTTTGTCATCCATTCAAGGATCAAATCTGTAACACCAGATGAAAGGTCAtatctgttttattgtcttaaacTGAGGTGTACAGTTTTGTAAAATGACTGTAATTTATCCAGCAGCAAGAAACGCCATCTGTACATTTTGTGCAAATTATGATGCAGTACGGTCTCGAAGGATCACTTggcacacagaaaacaaatgaatcTGCAGGAAACAAAACTCCATGTATGCTtttcaaaaaaagtaaaaccaCAATAAGGCAGACATGATGAACACTGGATGCAAACCAAAAGAAATCACAACATCTCATGAGAAAATCAACCTGGGAAGTACAGCGACTACTGTAACCCGCTCATTCTTGTGGAAAATAAGCCATGCTGTGAGGTTTCAAAGTAAGATCAAGTTACAGACATCTGGTGCCAAATACAACGTCAACAGAATCAAACCTTAGACTATAAAAGACATGAATGAATTCTTCATATGACATGAACTACCTTATGAAATCCATTAGTTCCTTCAACCAAATATTTGATGCAAGACACCAGAAAGCCTGCATCTTAATTTATAACACCAAAACTGTATctataaacaaattaaaaatcatGATCCATAATGATCAACTTATAAATAAATCCATACATACACGTTTTgtgcatgaaaaacaaaatccaATCAAGAGAACCGATGCAAATTTACACTTCGGAGGCCACGTTTAGTCAGACATCTCCTATTTCATAACTATCTGAGGGGCTTTAGTGGTATCAAAGAAGGGGGAAagagtttgttatttttaagaactcatgatcatttttttaatttaacattaaagtCAGTGAGGAGCTGGAGACGTGCCGAGGTATGGCCCAAATACTGGTCCTGTACCTGACGTTTGTTTTGGCAGAACACGCATTTTCTACAGCTACGGAGTGTGACAGCAACCATGACCGACTCAAAGAAAGTACTTGTAAAATGATTTCTTGACTTACGTAGAAGGACTCTGGGTGACCTGGTTTCGTGGTGGCGTTTCTGCTCTTAGGACGTTAATACCGGCTTACGACGGCAGCTCATGAGACGTTCTGCAAATCTGTTTTGTGGATTATGATCAAATGATACTCAACTTTCTGCAtcatatttaaaagaaacatccAATTAGGGCACTAAACTCTGTTAATTGATTCATTGTAATTGGTTGGAATTTGTATAAAGCTTAATTTGACCTTTATGTGCTGATAAAATTTCAATATATGTCTCTTGAGCTAATTTTTTCAACTGTATGATGCAGTCCAGCAAAGTTCATTTCAGGACAGTTCACACGTGTAAGATTGGGAGATTTCAGGGGCCTCTTTACGTcagaaaatcaaagtcaaaataacaaaataaaacttgctGTTTCCACCCGACTCCCTTAACAGCCTCACTGGCAGTAGCTCATCTTAAAAGGTGCTTTACTTCAAAAAGCAGACAGCAGGTGAAGACAGCTCAacaaaattcagtttttttttttttgtaaaactgCATTACCAAACAATCCTGTTTTCATTGCTTGTAAAAGTTTGCACAGTTTAAGAAGTATGTCCTTGATTGTTCATTTAATTATTACAATTCTGTTATGTGATCCAAGGACAACAGCGGGGGGTTCCTTTTGTTCTGCTCTCTTTCATCCCAAGTGTCCTCCAAACCTCCAGGTCATGCTGGTTAAGAGGCAAACTACTCAGGAGGGACCGTTCCTCTGCACACGGAGGTGGAAACTGCTGCGAACGTCTGGTCACTGGAGTTCTGATAGCTAATACGTTACGGCAGGTTATTCAGGCCTTGTGCTGCTTCTTGGTGTCCTGGGGGCAGATCCTGGTGTGTTTGAGGGAGACCATGCTGGGCCAGGTCTGGATGTTGAGGTTCATAATGTTCCTGAGGTGTGTCTTGAGGAGCTGGAGGTGCGGCCTGATGTGCTTGTTGGGCGTCTTCTTCATGATGTAACTGGTTATCTAGTGCATATACCTCTGGAACAGCGTTTCCTTCGACTGTAACAAAGAAGCAGTGTGAGACTCTCAGAGGTCGGCCGGTGATATTGAACAACTGTCAAAAGAGAAACCAAGAGGCCTGATAAACACTCACCGTGAACCTCAGGAGGGGGTTGTACTTTCTGTGATTTCAGCCGTTCCATTTGCTCAACAGCCTGTAACGACAGATTTAGATGAGGTAAATTCAACATCTGGATAGTGATACTTGTTTATATTGAAACATTAGCATGAAACCATAAAAAAGTACTTTCTATTGAACATATTGCTTTATATTTGCATGTGAGCAATTCGCCAAATTTACCTCGTACCTCTTACAGTAACCCACAACAGCAAATCTTTTTTTCATCCATTTCTCAAATAACAGTGTATCCCTCCTTACTAGGGatgtacactaccgttcaaaagtttggggtcacttagaaatgtccttatttttgaaagaaaagtactgtttttttcaatgaagataacattaaattaattagaaatacactctatacattgttaatgtgataaatgactattctagctgcaaacgcctggtttttaatggaatgtctacataggtgtatagaggcccatatccagcaaccatcactccagtgttctaatggtacattgtgtttgctaatcgcgttagaaagctaatggatgattagaaacaccttgaaaacccttgtgcagttacgttagcacagctgaaaacggttttgctggttagagaagctgtaaaactggccttcctttgagctagttgaggatctggagcatcacatttgtgggttcaaTTATACTcccaaaatggccagaaaaattgaactttcatatgaaactccacagtctattcttgttcgtagaaatgaaggctatcccatgcgagaaatttccaagaaactgaacatttcctacaacgatgtgaactactcccttcagagaacagcacaaacaggctctaaccagagtagaaagagaagtgggaggccccggtgcacaacagtacaagaagacaagtacagtagagtctctagtttgagaaatagacgcctcacaggtcctgaactggcagcttcattagaTGGTACCCGCAGAACGCCAGTGTCaatgtctacagtgaagaggcgactctggGATGCTAGCCTTCTAGGCAGagaggcaaagaaaaagccatatctgagactggccaataaaaggaaaagattaatatgggcaaaagaacacagacattggacagaggaagattggaaaaaagtgttatggacagatgaatcaaagtttgaggtgtttggatcacacagaagaacatttgtgagatgcagaacaagtgaaaagatgccgGAAGAGTGtctgac from Notolabrus celidotus isolate fNotCel1 chromosome 3, fNotCel1.pri, whole genome shotgun sequence carries:
- the caprin1a gene encoding caprin-1a isoform X1, with translation MPSVTVGSSAVQSTIPDLGNGSQCETMKQVLGVIDKKVRNMEKKKSKLDDYQDKKDKGESLNQDQLEALTKYQEITYNLEFARDLQKSFLALGQEVQKVVKKSARREQLQREESEQQRLKTVLELQFLLDQLGDDSVRQDLKRPDATGSPLLTDADLTSLDDFYKLVGPDRNYDVRLTGQYEEASLHLWELLEGRDKAVAGTTYKSLKDTLDKVLLSGYFDRAQNHQNGTCEEEEEREEQTVVAESKSVMQPSEPEGTASEKFTEPVEVETTEFINRQFIPETPYSSTNNDQVEEWTAEAQMVNSLQHQAPVHVAAEPPDTVDHVSPTPVSDPLVRKQVVQDLMAQMQGTYNFMQDSVLEFDGQALDPAIVSAQPMKPGQTVDLQQLVCPPSLSESRLAQTSAVSGPQESSQASMSLSSEPSPAPCPLSSAFPPVSKPSHTGGINVNAAPFQSVQAVFNMNAPVPPATDGAADPPSQFPSGYGPGFSSQSESTVEQTDIPQETLQSVVGGFQPQDQVLSSAAGHEDSPPGAGFGQSGQSFYNSRAVPRGGPRNARGMMNGYRGSSNGFRGGYEGYRPPFSNAPSSGYGQTQFNTSRDYSNNTYQREGYQQNYKRGAAQGPRGLPRGNAQAMRS
- the caprin1a gene encoding caprin-1a isoform X2, translated to MPSVTVGSSAVQSTIPDLGNGSQCETMKQVLGVIDKKVRNMEKKKSKLDDYQDKKDKGESLNQDQLEALTKYQEITYNLEFARDLQKSFLALGQEVQKVVKKSARREQLQREESEQQRLKTVLELQFLLDQLGDDSVRQDLKRPDATGSPLLTDADLTSLDDFYKLVGPDRNYDVRLTGQYEEASLHLWELLEGRDKAVAGTTYKSLKDTLDKVLLSGYFDRAQNHQNGTCEEEEEREEQTVVAESKSVMQPSEPEGTASEKFTEPVEVETTEFINRQFIPETPYSSTNNDQVEEWTAEAQMVNSLQHQAPVHVAAEPPDTVDHVSPTPVSDPLVRKQVVQDLMAQMQGTYNFMQDSVLEFDGQALDPAIVSAQPMKPGQTVDLQQLVCPPSLSESRLAQTSAVSGPQESSQVFNMNAPVPPATDGAADPPSQFPSGYGPGFSSQSESTVEQTDIPQETLQSVVGGFQPQDQVLSSAAGHEDSPPGAGFGQSGQSFYNSRAVPRGGPRNARGMMNGYRGSSNGFRGGYEGYRPPFSNAPSSGYGQTQFNTSRDYSNNTYQREGYQQNYKRGAAQGPRGLPRGNAQAMRS